The Sulfurospirillum halorespirans DSM 13726 genome has a window encoding:
- a CDS encoding septal ring lytic transglycosylase RlpA family protein, translated as MSFQKISGLSLCVVMVLTFYGCSSKNNSYPYRSSGGATMAPPEGTGSINDSPAMHRATMRPYSIDGKMYTPTMVSVGDYFSGISSWYGKDFHGKKTSNGEVYNMYEMTAAHKTLPMNTMLKVTNLKNNKSIVVRVNDRGPFVGTRIIDLSYTAATRIELVANGTGPVGIEVIGFAGVVAPSGSPKQSVVETDYLIQIGAFRSKEGATRFAQSNMNVNNRYNAIIKEGTFDNEPIYRVWLKGFGSEAEASDFIAKGPHKGSFIVRE; from the coding sequence TTGTCATTCCAAAAAATTAGTGGATTAAGCCTTTGTGTTGTCATGGTTTTGACGTTTTACGGATGCTCTTCTAAAAATAACTCTTACCCGTATCGTTCTAGCGGAGGTGCTACTATGGCGCCTCCTGAAGGTACTGGATCCATCAATGATTCTCCTGCCATGCACAGAGCTACGATGCGCCCTTACAGTATTGATGGGAAAATGTATACGCCCACGATGGTCAGCGTTGGGGATTATTTCAGTGGCATTTCGAGTTGGTACGGCAAAGATTTTCATGGTAAAAAGACCTCGAATGGTGAGGTTTACAATATGTATGAGATGACAGCAGCCCACAAAACCCTTCCAATGAATACGATGCTTAAAGTCACCAATCTTAAAAACAATAAAAGCATTGTGGTTCGCGTGAACGATCGTGGCCCTTTTGTGGGAACACGGATTATTGATCTTTCGTATACGGCGGCAACGCGGATTGAGCTGGTTGCCAATGGCACAGGTCCTGTGGGTATTGAAGTCATTGGTTTTGCCGGTGTTGTCGCTCCTTCTGGTTCACCAAAACAGAGTGTCGTAGAGACCGATTATCTGATCCAAATTGGAGCGTTTAGAAGCAAAGAGGGTGCAACGCGCTTTGCTCAAAGCAATATGAATGTCAATAATCGCTACAATGCGATTATTAAAGAGGGAACCTTTGACAATGAGCCAATATACCGTGTATGGCTCAAAGGGTTTGGCAGCGAAGCTGAAGCCTCTGATTTCATTGCAAAAGGGCCACATAAAGGCTCATTTATCGTAAGGGAATAG
- the hisB gene encoding imidazoleglycerol-phosphate dehydratase HisB translates to MQTLQRITKETQISVELEINGTGKAVIETGIGFFDHMLEAFAKHSLIDLTLTCKGDTHIDFHHSVEDVGIVLGQALRASIYPIECVERYGNAVVVMDEAAVECALDLSNRAYLVYEVEMEGKVGAFDVELAEEFFRALIVNAGISAHIVARRGKNRHHLLEAAFKAFAVALRRSLVKNERAGIPSTKGVL, encoded by the coding sequence ATGCAAACACTCCAACGCATTACCAAAGAGACACAGATCAGTGTTGAATTAGAGATTAATGGTACGGGAAAAGCCGTTATTGAGACAGGGATTGGTTTTTTTGACCATATGCTTGAAGCTTTTGCTAAGCACTCCTTGATCGACTTAACGCTTACATGTAAAGGCGATACGCACATCGATTTTCATCACAGTGTCGAAGATGTCGGCATTGTTTTAGGGCAAGCTTTGCGTGCTTCGATTTATCCGATTGAGTGTGTTGAGCGTTATGGCAATGCGGTTGTGGTGATGGACGAAGCGGCTGTTGAATGCGCCTTGGATCTAAGCAATCGTGCTTACCTCGTGTATGAAGTTGAGATGGAAGGCAAAGTCGGCGCCTTTGATGTTGAACTCGCAGAAGAGTTTTTCAGAGCCCTCATTGTCAATGCAGGCATCAGTGCGCATATCGTTGCGCGTCGTGGTAAAAACAGACACCACCTGTTAGAAGCGGCGTTTAAAGCGTTTGCCGTAGCCCTTCGCAGGAGTTTAGTGAAAAATGAGCGTGCGGGAATTCCAAGTACTAAAGGTGTGTTGTAA
- a CDS encoding KdsC family phosphatase, whose protein sequence is MIELLVFDVDGCLTDGGIMYGNSETEEFKTFNVKDGFGIVSWMKLGRKSAIITGRSSDVVTKRAKELGITHLYQDVKDKKAVLQAILNKEGLGFENVAAIGDDLNDLSLLRSVGLSFCPKDAMPLIQKEVDVVLSKEGGRAAVREMIDIVVEKENLSEAFVNLWL, encoded by the coding sequence ATGATTGAATTATTGGTGTTTGATGTGGATGGCTGTTTGACCGATGGTGGCATCATGTATGGTAATAGCGAAACAGAAGAGTTTAAAACGTTTAATGTCAAAGATGGTTTTGGCATTGTCTCATGGATGAAGCTTGGCCGCAAAAGTGCGATTATTACAGGACGAAGTTCGGATGTCGTAACCAAACGGGCGAAAGAGCTGGGAATCACCCATTTGTATCAAGATGTTAAAGATAAAAAAGCCGTTTTGCAAGCCATATTGAACAAAGAGGGTTTGGGTTTTGAAAATGTGGCTGCCATTGGGGATGATCTGAATGATCTAAGCCTTTTACGCTCCGTGGGTCTCTCTTTTTGTCCCAAAGATGCTATGCCTTTGATTCAAAAAGAGGTTGATGTGGTCTTGTCCAAAGAGGGTGGACGTGCAGCCGTTCGTGAAATGATCGACATTGTGGTCGAAAAAGAAAACTTAAGCGAGGCATTCGTAAACCTTTGGCTCTAA